A genomic window from Armatimonadota bacterium includes:
- a CDS encoding ABC transporter substrate-binding protein: MRRRAWVLVTVGALAAAAVAGASAAPAVRLDRNIKVGIVDTYSGPAAVFANDALNGFKLALQEINRDGIHGARIEFVTRDEKFSPEIGLSMARELVLQERVDLLAGILSSSTALAVSVFAREQRVPLFVWIAKSEDITGAKGHRYVFSTTENTAMAGKALAEGVARKGYTRFWIGAEDYEYGQQITRSFVRFMKRKNPEVQLLGQTWWRLGEPDLVPYLTQILQARPQAVFFGTGGGGMANVLRTMKVIGFAERIPAAIHTAIDATVLRPLGAAAPEGVMGTTDYLFYYPDTPANRKFVQDFQAAYGTPPGFPAFHGYVTAHLIAEAYRRARSLDRERFVDALENLRIPSPVGEVEMRACDHQVVLPMIFGVTRRDPRFPFLVGGDLVTVPPSDVMPTCEDIERSRRQAR; this comes from the coding sequence ATGCGCCGTAGGGCGTGGGTGCTGGTAACCGTGGGCGCGCTGGCGGCGGCAGCTGTAGCCGGTGCCAGCGCAGCCCCCGCAGTGCGCCTGGACCGCAACATCAAGGTGGGGATCGTGGACACCTACAGCGGCCCGGCCGCGGTGTTCGCTAACGACGCCCTCAACGGGTTCAAGCTGGCCCTGCAGGAGATCAACCGGGACGGGATCCACGGCGCCCGCATCGAGTTCGTCACCCGGGACGAGAAGTTCAGCCCGGAGATCGGGCTGAGCATGGCGCGGGAGCTGGTCCTGCAGGAGCGGGTGGACCTCCTCGCCGGGATTCTGAGCAGTTCCACCGCCCTCGCGGTGTCCGTCTTCGCACGGGAGCAACGCGTGCCCCTCTTCGTGTGGATCGCCAAGAGCGAGGACATCACGGGGGCCAAGGGCCACCGGTACGTGTTCAGCACCACGGAGAACACTGCCATGGCGGGCAAGGCCCTGGCGGAAGGTGTGGCCCGGAAGGGCTACACCAGATTCTGGATCGGTGCCGAGGACTACGAGTACGGCCAGCAGATCACGCGATCCTTCGTGCGCTTCATGAAGCGGAAGAACCCGGAGGTACAGCTCCTGGGCCAGACCTGGTGGAGGCTGGGCGAGCCAGACCTGGTTCCCTACCTGACCCAGATCCTGCAGGCGCGGCCGCAGGCGGTGTTCTTCGGGACGGGTGGAGGGGGCATGGCCAACGTGCTCCGCACCATGAAGGTGATCGGGTTCGCGGAGCGGATCCCCGCCGCCATCCACACCGCCATCGATGCCACGGTGCTGCGACCGCTGGGCGCCGCAGCCCCGGAAGGCGTGATGGGAACCACGGACTACCTGTTCTACTACCCGGACACCCCCGCGAACCGGAAGTTCGTGCAGGACTTCCAGGCTGCCTACGGTACCCCGCCCGGGTTCCCGGCCTTCCACGGCTACGTCACCGCTCACCTCATCGCGGAAGCCTACCGCCGGGCCCGGTCTCTGGACCGCGAACGGTTCGTGGACGCCCTGGAAAACTTGCGGATCCCCAGCCCCGTGGGAGAGGTGGAGATGCGCGCTTGTGATCACCAAGTGGTCCTCCCCATGATCTTCGGGGTGACCCGACGCGACCCCCGCTTTCCCTTTCTGGTGGGAGGTGACCTCGTCACGGTTCCGCCCAGCGACGTGATGCCCACCTGCGAGGACATCGAGCGATCGCGGCGGCAGGCACGCTAG
- a CDS encoding branched-chain amino acid ABC transporter permease yields MVAGVDLPAVLGQVLVGLSRAMILFIVSAGLTLILGVLRVPNVFHGSLYMLGAFVAWTVAEAVGAHPAGLWLALAAAPLVTAAVGLVLERLLLSRLYHREHLMLILFTFGVMLILNDAVKLLWGPTYRSLVPPPSLQGAVTVLGVALPTFNLVLLAAGPLVGLGLWLFTHRTRAGRVARAAATDRDMVAVLGVDVNRVFGMAFALGCFLAGLGGALVAPTTSIMLGMDHSLLIDSFLIVIVGGLGNLWGALAGSLLFGVTQSVGLLVWPQFAVAFPYAVTAAVLLVRPTGLLRSAW; encoded by the coding sequence GTGGTTGCGGGCGTGGATCTGCCTGCTGTCCTTGGCCAGGTTCTCGTGGGTCTCAGCCGGGCGATGATCCTGTTCATCGTCTCGGCGGGGCTCACCCTGATCCTGGGCGTCCTGCGGGTGCCCAACGTGTTCCACGGGTCTCTGTACATGCTGGGCGCCTTCGTGGCGTGGACGGTGGCCGAGGCCGTCGGCGCCCACCCCGCGGGCCTGTGGCTGGCCCTGGCCGCCGCCCCCCTGGTCACCGCGGCCGTGGGCCTGGTCCTGGAGCGGCTCCTGCTCTCGCGGCTGTACCACCGCGAGCACCTCATGCTCATCCTGTTCACCTTCGGGGTGATGCTGATCCTCAATGACGCGGTGAAGCTGCTGTGGGGACCCACCTACCGGTCCCTGGTGCCGCCACCGTCGCTGCAGGGCGCGGTGACCGTCCTGGGGGTCGCCCTGCCCACGTTCAACCTGGTGCTGCTGGCTGCCGGGCCGCTGGTGGGTCTGGGCCTGTGGCTGTTCACCCACCGCACCCGGGCGGGCAGGGTTGCCAGGGCCGCCGCGACCGACCGGGACATGGTGGCGGTGCTGGGCGTGGACGTGAACCGGGTCTTCGGGATGGCCTTCGCCCTGGGCTGCTTCCTGGCCGGCCTGGGCGGGGCGTTGGTGGCGCCCACCACCAGCATCATGCTGGGCATGGACCACAGCTTGCTCATCGACAGCTTCCTCATCGTGATCGTGGGCGGCCTGGGCAACCTGTGGGGCGCCCTGGCGGGTTCCCTGCTATTCGGGGTCACCCAGTCTGTGGGCCTGCTGGTCTGGCCGCAGTTCGCCGTGGCGTTCCCCTACGCGGTCACCGCGGCGGTGCTGCTGGTGCGGCCCACAGGCCTGTTGCGGTCCGCGTGGTGA